From the Candidatus Nanopelagicus hibericus genome, the window AACCAAGTCAATCCTGCCCCAATTAAGAAGTAATTTGTAGAACTTTGGGATGCATTTGGTAGCAAAACTGAAACTCCGGCAAATAGCCCAGATAAGCTCCACAAAATTATTGCAGATGTCTTCCTGGTAAGGCCTGATCTGATTAATCGATGAGATAGATGATCTTGTCCACCTTGAAAGGGTGAAAGATGTCTTCGTATTCTAGAAAGTACTGCAACAGTTGTATCAAGTATTGGAATTGCAAGCAGGAATACTGGAATCAAAAATGAGCCCATTTGTGTTTGGGCGGTTGGTTCAAATCGAACAGTTAATGTTGCTAGCAGCACCCCTAGAAATAAAGCTCCGGCATCACCCATATAGATTTTAGCTGGACTCTTATTCCAGACTAAAAATCCTAAGGTAGAACCAGCTGTAACCACGGAGAGTGCTGCGATCAAATACTGGTTACCGTTAAGAGCTAAGTAAGCGAGTGCAATAGATGAAATTGCAACAGTTCCAGCAGCACCACCATCTAAATTGTCAAAGAAATTTATTGAATTACAAATTCCAACAATCCAAACAACTGTAATTATTGAATCAAAAATAGAAGATCCTGTCGGATTTCCAATACTGTCTGTAATGATCAAAATACTTGCAGTAAATACACCAGCAAAGGTTTGGGCTATAAATCTTGGTAGGGGAGGTAAGTTTTTTATGTCATCCCATAAACCAATAAGCCCTAGCAATAATGCAGGGCCAAGTAATGATGTAGCAAGCCAGAAAGTACTTGATGTGAATTGTGAGAAAAGGGAAGCGGAGTAAGAAACTGTAATTACCCCAATAATTATTGCTACCCCGCCTAAATATGGGACTGGTTTTTTATGGGATTTATGGGAGGAGTTAGGTCGATCGACCACATCTGTGGCAATGGCAATCTTTCGCATTACCGGTGTCAGAACTCCCACAAATAAATAGGAAATTACAAACAGTAAGAAGTACTCAGTATTTGTTATTCCCATTTGGCTAGATAAAGTTAATTAAGCTGAACCAGATTTGCGTCTATGCATCTTTGGAGCAGAGCCACCGGTTTGCCCTGAGCCAACCTTGGATCCTGAAGTAGGCCCTGCGCTTTTGCCTGAGTTACTACCTTTTTGCTTTTTTGCAAGAGCTGCCAGCATTTTAGCTTTTGCATCTTCACCAGTGTTTTTTTCTTCACTCATAGTTAATCTCTATCCATTCTTTAACTGTTGCAAGTTGTTTTAAGGAGAAGTGCTTTAACCTCAGACTCTTTATATCTTCGATGTCCACCCAATGTTCTAATTGAGGTTAACTTGCCAGATTTTGCCCATCTGGTAACAGTCTTTGGATCTACTCTAAATAATGATGCAACCTCAGAGGGAGTCAATAAGACCTCATGATCTGAGTTCATTTACATTGCTCCTTGTGAGTTAGTTGGTGAGTATGTCCGATTTAAACCTTATGAGGCAAGTATTGTGGTTTGGGTGAGTAAATGACAAGTATTTGAAATTACATAGCTTGCTCAAAGGCAGCAACCCTTCGCCAGCGAGTAACTAGTCGCTCATAACCCTGGCCTGCGAGTGCGCCATCTCCCGCCGCTAAGCCGGCGAGTGATCTAGCAACATCCTCTATTGAAGTATCGGCGTTTAATCCAGGTTGACCATTTTCAATCAAAGATTTCTCTAAGTAAATAGCTAACCCTCCGTAGTCACATTCCACAATTGAGTTAGTATCAAAAATTGATAGCCATTCAAGTAAATCTGTAATCTCCTGCTCAATTGGTCCATTACCAAATGCATTTACCACTGCTTGATGGGCGAATAAACATCTTTGCTTTGCATTTGATATTGAGGTTCGAAGAATTGTGTAAGCACCATCATCATTGGTGCCACTAATTCGATCGGAAGGCTCAAAGAGTGCAAACCAACGTGGTGGAATACTCCAGGTTGCAGTAATGATGTGAGAGACCTTATCTTCAATACTTTCAGAGTTTAGAGAAAGTGCGTTTTCAATTTCTTTAGGCAGAAAAAAACTACTTATTGTAAATGGCATTGAAGATTTGAAATCATCCAATGCTGCCCAGCACCTAGCTGCTGTTGACCAAGGAGCTATGTATTTCTTTTTATCAACTTCTAAAAAATGTGCGCCATCTAATTTAAGCGCAGGTGGTTCTGTAATGATTGTGCGACGCAGCGCTCTATTTTGTTCATCTCTGCCTGTTGGAGTTGAAACTGGAATTTGACTCCACCTATTTTGATTCTCTTTATCAAAAGTTGTTAAAGGTTCATAAACCCTAAGGGATGCAACATAAGGTGTTGGTCGCATTAGTAACTAATTAATTACGAGGTGTGTAATTATCTTTGGAGGATTCATCATTAAAATCCTTATCTTCACTTACCTCACCATGCAATTCTTTTGCTAAGCGCTCTAGATCCATATCTTGATTTGAGTACTTAAGATCTCTTGCTACTTTAGTTTGTTTTGCTTTTGAACGGCCACGTCCCATTATCGGCCCTCCCTCAATATATCTGCGCTGTCAGGTGAGGTAGATTATCGTAAAGATGGGCCTTCAACCATTGGAGGTTTAAAACCGCTGAATAAAGTTCGAAGCCCCACAGCCTGCAAGAAGAGGCTCATACCCATAATGGGCAACCTAAATCTATGGTCTCCAATAGATAGTAATGAAATCAACCAATTGGTACTAATTATTATTATTGCGATCACCGCAATAACCCTCTCTAAATGTTTTTGACGCCATAGAATCGCAAAACCATAAATTAGAAGAAATAACCCTCCTAATAACCAGAGCCATGAAACCAGTTGCCCAAAGCCACCTACAACAAGATTTAAACCTTCTTGATTTGAGGTGATGTTTTTTACTGGATTAATCGTTAACCATGGATTTCTTGCCATAGTTCCGTTTGCTAACGGCCCATACCAAGGAGACCAAAAATATTGTGTTTTGTTGTAAAACAACTTCAATGATTTGGTTGGATTACTTACGTACCATTGAAGAACACATTTTATCCGTTGATTATCTTGTTGTGCCTCAGTTCCGGATAAATTGCACGGTACGCCATCCCATTTGCTTGCATACCCGCCTGACGCAGTGTCACCCGCGCCAATGTTCATTGTCGCCCCAAGATTTGTAGAAACAGAATTTGTGCCAGTTGACACATGATTTCGATAAATCAGTGAAGCAGGGAAAAACAGAATTATAATTAAGCTAAATACCGTTAATAAAGCACTAACCCGAATTCGCTTTCTCGAAAAGATCCAGACCAAGTTAACTAAAATTCCAGCAATAATGAGTCTAGGCTGCATAAAAACAAGTAGCCCGAAAATTACCGAGTTCAAGGATAAGTACCAAATGAAACTTTGTTCATTTCTTTCTAGTAAATCCTTAATTATCAGCGCAACTGCAATCAAAAAGCCTGATGCTGTCAAACTCTCATATCCAACAGCTATAGAATTTAATGAAAGCGTTGGATTAAGAAGAATTAGGAAAAATACAAATCCGGCAAATTTTCTTAATCTAGTTCGTGATAGTTGTAACGCAAAGTAGTAAACCGCCCATGAAAAAATTGCTGACTGCAATATTGAAAGTAAGGTTAATGTGAATCCCTTACCCATTAAGGAAATTAGATAAATTATTAGTGGGTATCCGGCGGGCCAATAACTTAATAAAATCTCCTTTGCAAAGATTCCTTCCTTACTTAATGCTTCAAACCCTTTTAGATAGTTTTCACCGTCAGCGCCTAACCATATGCCGTCAAGAAAAAATGGCTGCGCATAAATTTCTATATTGCCGGCCTGTATATTAAAAATGACTAACAGTTTGATGACAAAAATTGCGGCAGCCCAATGCATAAAGTTCTTAGCTTGATTATGAGCAGGTGCCATTCGAGCACGTTTAGATTTGCTAGCCATCACTTCCCTAATCTTAAGCCTAAATCTAGTTTACTTGCCTCGGCAACAACTGCATGTAAGTTAGCATTTGTACCAGACGCGCTTATCAAACCATTAAGGCAAAACTTATCCCAGAGGTCAGGGTTCTGGAATAACTCAATAAGAACTTGTCCTTCCATTTCCACCACATTTGGTGGAGTGCCTCGTGTATGAACTAATCCCGTCACACATTGAATTGCAGCATATGGTGGTATTCGAAGTTCAACCGACTTACCCGGGGCAACTTGTTTGATAATTCTAAGGATTTCTTTCACTTGGCTTTTTGCTTCAGAATCTTGAATCATCGAAGATCGGTTAACTCAACCTTTGAGAGTTTTCCATTTATTTGCAATTTGATCATATCCTTTACCTTATTTGCCTGTTCAACCGATAGGCCAGCAAAATCAGATGGGTTTTGAATCAATCTATTCATCTGCTCCAATGAGAGCGGAAACTCTTTTTCACTCCCAATGGCGGCGAACAACTCACTTGGAGCAGTAGTTGTTGAGTGTTTTTTAATTATTTGATGAGCCACCTCCCGGCCCATGCCGGCTTTAACGCACTCCATTAGTAACTTTGTTGTAGCGAGAAGTGGAAGTTGTTCATCTAATTCGGCTTTTATTTTTTCCTCAAATACTCCAAACTCTTGCAAAATTGTCATAAAGGTATGAAGCAGGCC encodes:
- a CDS encoding BldC family transcriptional regulator; the encoded protein is MNSDHEVLLTPSEVASLFRVDPKTVTRWAKSGKLTSIRTLGGHRRYKESEVKALLLKTTCNS
- a CDS encoding sterol carrier family protein produces the protein MIQDSEAKSQVKEILRIIKQVAPGKSVELRIPPYAAIQCVTGLVHTRGTPPNVVEMEGQVLIELFQNPDLWDKFCLNGLISASGTNANLHAVVAEASKLDLGLRLGK
- a CDS encoding DUF5302 family protein, translated to MSEEKNTGEDAKAKMLAALAKKQKGSNSGKSAGPTSGSKVGSGQTGGSAPKMHRRKSGSA
- a CDS encoding glycosyltransferase family 4 protein gives rise to the protein MGITNTEYFLLFVISYLFVGVLTPVMRKIAIATDVVDRPNSSHKSHKKPVPYLGGVAIIIGVITVSYSASLFSQFTSSTFWLATSLLGPALLLGLIGLWDDIKNLPPLPRFIAQTFAGVFTASILIITDSIGNPTGSSIFDSIITVVWIVGICNSINFFDNLDGGAAGTVAISSIALAYLALNGNQYLIAALSVVTAGSTLGFLVWNKSPAKIYMGDAGALFLGVLLATLTVRFEPTAQTQMGSFLIPVFLLAIPILDTTVAVLSRIRRHLSPFQGGQDHLSHRLIRSGLTRKTSAIILWSLSGLFAGVSVLLPNASQSSTNYFLIGAGLTWFSLFIVFFRTKDN
- a CDS encoding DUF3073 domain-containing protein — protein: MGRGRSKAKQTKVARDLKYSNQDMDLERLAKELHGEVSEDKDFNDESSKDNYTPRN